In Ignavibacteriales bacterium, one genomic interval encodes:
- a CDS encoding DNA alkylation repair protein, giving the protein MHLTQVIKELKRMADPAIVKGMSRFGVPSEHALGISAPQLRLLARRIGKDQKLSLKLWTTGILEARAIAALTGDPDKVAWSQMGRWAKDFDSWAVCDACCGALFVRTPYALKAAFEWCRSEDEFVKRAGFVMMAEAAIHLKSLDDSKFLPMLKEIRLGAVDERNFVRKAVNWALRQIGKRNLRLNKLAIADGERIRLVDSRSARWIAADALRELRSPQVQHRLQKWERESRSR; this is encoded by the coding sequence ATGAGCCGATTTGGTGTTCCCTCTGAACATGCGCTTGGAATCTCCGCGCCGCAGTTGAGGTTGCTGGCCAGAAGAATTGGGAAGGACCAGAAACTTTCTCTGAAGCTCTGGACTACCGGTATCCTCGAAGCACGGGCAATTGCAGCGCTCACAGGCGACCCCGACAAAGTCGCGTGGAGCCAGATGGGGAGGTGGGCGAAGGATTTCGATTCGTGGGCCGTCTGCGACGCTTGTTGCGGGGCTCTGTTCGTTCGCACACCCTACGCCCTCAAGGCCGCGTTTGAGTGGTGCAGGAGTGAAGACGAGTTCGTCAAGAGGGCCGGTTTTGTGATGATGGCCGAAGCTGCAATCCACCTCAAGTCGCTTGATGACAGCAAATTCCTCCCGATGCTCAAGGAAATCCGCCTGGGAGCGGTTGATGAGCGCAATTTCGTCAGGAAGGCTGTCAATTGGGCGTTGCGTCAGATCGGCAAGAGGAATTTGCGGCTGAACAAACTGGCCATCGCAGATGGTGAGCGGATACGCTTAGTCGATTCGCGATCCGCCCGGTGGATTGCCGCCGACGCACTCCGGGAACTCAGAAGCCCCCAGGTCCAGCACCGTCTGCAGAAATGGGAACGGGAATCCCGATCGCGCTAA